The DNA sequence GCGGGTTGCGGACTATCAGGATCTGACCCTGACCGGCGGCCGCGTGATGCGCGTCGACCAGTTCCTTGACCGCACTCGAATCGATCAGTGTGACGGCGTCCAGGTCGACGATAATCCAGGTCGCCTGCCTCCGGTCGACCACTTGCACGGCAGCACTGAGCTCTCCGGTCGCGGTCATGTCCAGCTCGCCGGAGGCTTCGATGACGCAGTGCCCGGCTTCGGGTGACGACACCCGGATCTCGTGCATGCTGGTCTCCGTCTGGCGGGTCGCGACTCCGACCTGCGGTGGCGCCCGTAGGCCCGCGCGGCGGAGTTGGGCTGCTCGAAGCGCCCAGCCTACGCGACGCCACCCGCCTGCTGGGGACAGACCGGGAGACCGCCGATCCGGGTTAGCGGATCACCTAGTCGATCATCACACTGAGTGAGAAATCGTTGACTGAGTTTCATCTCGGTCGATACGATCCGGGCGCCGTGGGACCAGTGTTCCCAAGTTCACGAGGAGTCCCCATGCCCGTATTCACCCGCCTGCCGGAGATCGTCCCCACGCTGTTCCGCGTGGTGGTCGGTCTGCTGTTCACCCTACGCGGTGCCGCCTCGATCTTCGGGATCTTCGGCGGCTTCCGGGGCACCGGCGAGGCACTGGAGATCGGCGTCTGGCCCGGCTGGTGGGCCGCGCTGATCCAGCTCGTCGGCGGTCTGTTGGTCCTCACCGGACTCGGCACCCGGGTGGCCGCCGTCATCTGTTCCGGATCGATGGCGTACGCCTACTTCGTGGTCCATCAGCCGGACGCACTTCTCCCGCAGAACAACGGCGGCGAGCTCGCCGCGCTGTTCTGCTGGGCGTTCCTGCTGGTGGCCGCGCTGGGGCCAGGCCGGTACTCGCTCGACGCCATGTTGAGTCGACGCCGGACGGCTGCCGTTCCCGCCCCGGAGCCGGCGACCGTCTGACCACCCGGCGGTAGCCGGACCCCCGGAAAGACCGGTACGGCCCGGCGGACCTTGACTGGTCCGCCGGGCCGTACCGTTTCTCGGTGCTGCTTCTCAGGGTCGAACCGGGCGGCTCACAGCCGGGCGCACTGCCCGGACACCGGGCCCTGCACCGTGTTCACCCGGTCCTCGTCGACCGGCATCGGGCTGTTGCCCTGGCAGTGCAGCGGGCCGCGGATCGTGTTCCCCGCGACCACCACCGGCAACTCGTCGTGCTTGTTGTTGACCAGCCGGACCGGACCGGAGATGTCAGCGCCATCCAGCCGCAGACCGCCGTCACCGCCGGTCACCTCCAGCGGGCCCCGGATGGTCACCCCGGTCAGCGTCACCGCCCCGGTCGCGCGCAACAGGGCCAGCGGCCCGGAGACGCTCGTGCCGGTGAAGCTGACCGCCGCCGGACGGTTCGCGGTGAGCGGACCGTTGATCGCACCGTCGGTGGCGATCAGCGTCGCACCCGGGCGGACCGTGACCGGGCCGTTGACCGTCGCCGACTCCAGGCAGTAGGTCATCTCCGCCTTGACGATCAGCCCGCCGTCGTGCGTGCCGGTGACCGTCACGTCGCAGGTCGGTTCGGGCTGGCCGATCGCCGACCGCGACTCGGTGTCCGCGGTGATTGGCGAGTTCTCGGCGAAGTACGCGACCAGCATGGTCAGGTCGTTGTCACCGGTGGTCGAGCTGTCCGTGCCGTCGGCCAGGGTGGTGAAGTTGTCGCCACCCGCCGCCAGGAACGAGTTGACCGTGACCCGGTAGGTCCCGGTCGGCGACACCGGCTGACCGTTGAGGGTCATCGAGGTGATCCGCTCGCCCTGCGGCAACGTCGGGTCGTACGTGTAGAAGAAGCCCTCCGACACGCCGAGCCACAGCAGCGGACGCGACGCCCCGGCCGGCTGCCACTGCTCCTCCAGCACCTGCTTGACCTGGGCACCGGTGTAGGTCCGGGTGACCATGTCGTTGGCGAACGGCTGGGTCGAGAACGCCTCCGCGAAGGTGATCACCCCGTCCTCGCCGTACAACAGGTCGGCCCGCAGCCCGCCCGGGTTCATGAAGGCGATCTGCGCACCACCCCGACCCGGCTCCCGGGTTCCGGCGAGCTGAACGTCGGCGATGAAGTTGCCGAGCACCGACTCCTTGCCCCGGTCCTCGTTGCCGTTGGTGTACGCCCGGGTGATGTCGGCGGTGATCGAGCCCAGCGGCTGCTGGCCGAGCACCTCGGCGTTGGCCTTCGCCGCCGCCACGATGTCGGCGACCTCCTGGTTGACCGGCGCACCGACCACGTCGACGATCTCGACGGTGTCCGTCTCGACCGTTCCCGCCTCGACGTCCACCTGCAGCACGACCCGGCCGAGCTTCTTGCCGTAGTCCTCGGCCTGCAGCACCGGCCGGGTCTCGTCGGTGCCGGGCACCGGCACCTCGAAGGCGTACGGCTGGTGGGTGTGCCCGCTGAAGATGACGTCGATCTCCGGAACCGTCCGGGTGAACGGACCGAACACCGGGTCGCTCATCAGCGCCTCGGGCGAGTCGATGTTCTCCGTGGCCGCGCCCTCGTGGGTGAGCAGCACCACCACGTCCGCCTCGCCGTTGCTCTCGTCGCCGTCCTTGAGCGCGGTGGCGACCAGGTCGGCCTCGGCCGCCGCCGGGCGGAAGGTGATCCCGGCGATGCCGTCCGGGCTGACCATCACGGCGGTCTGCTCGGTGACCACGCCGATGTAGCCGACCCGGATCCCACCGATCTCCTGCACGTGGTACGCCGGCAGCGCCCGCTCGTCGTCGCGGTACACGTTGGCGCCCAGTTGCGGGAAGTCCGAACGGGGGATGACCCGGTCGGTCAGATCCGCCATGCCCTTGTCGAACTCGTGGTTGCCGACCGCCGTCACGTCGAGGTCGGCGGCGTTGAGCACGTCGAGGGTGGGGTTGTCGTCGTCGATCGCCGAGACGAACGTCGACGCGCCGATGTTGTCGCCGGCCGAGACGAACACCGTGTTCGGGTTGGTCGCCCGGTACTGGTCGACCAGCCCGGCCACCTGGGCCGCACCGCCGACCGGCTGCCCGTCGAGGGTACCGACGGATTCGAGCCGGCCGTGGAAGTCGTTGATCCCCAGCAGCTGCAGCTCGGTCGGACCGTCGGCGCCGGTGTCCAGCCCGATGATCATCGGGTTGTGGTCGCTGGCCCGGAACGGACCCGGGTCGAAGAAGGTCGGGAAGCCGTTGTACTGGAAGGCGTACGACTCGACCGCGTTGATCTGCCAGACGTCGGCCCCGGTGACCCGGTCGGCCAGCGACGGCGAGGCCAGCGCGTGGTCCAGCGAACCCGACTCACCGGCGAACACGTAGGTGCTGCGTCCGGTGTCGTTCAGGTTGACGTAGTCGGCGTCGTAGAGGGCCCGCATCGGGTCCTCCTGGGTGTACGAGTTGAAGTCGCCCAGCAGCAGCACCTCGTCGCTGCCGCTGTCGGCCACCAGATCGTCGACGAAGTCGGCCAGCGCGGCGGCCTGCCGGGTCCGGTCACCGTTGTACGCGCCCTGCCCGTCGCCGGCGTCGACGTTGTCGCCGGTCGGCGGCGTCGAGGTGCTCTTCGACTTGAAGTGGTTGGCCACCACGGTGAAGGTCAGCTCGTCGGCGGTGAACGTCTGCGCGATCGGCTCCCGCGCGTTGAACCAGACGCTCTCGTCGTCGACCGACCGGGACGGCCCGACCGGGGTCACCGCAGCCGGCTTGAAGATGATCGCGTTGCTGATGAAGTCCTGCTGGGCGGCGCCCGGCAGGTCCGCCGGGGAGCGGACGTAGTCCCAGGTCCCGGCCCCGTCGGCAGCGTTCAGCGCGCCGACCAGCCGGATCAGTGCCTTCTCCGGCTCGCCCGGCGCGAACCGCACCGAGTTCTCGATCTCCTGCAGTCCGACCACGTGCGCGTCCAGCGCGGTGATCGCCGAGACGATCTTCGCCTCCTGCTTGGCCAGCGCGGCCTCGTCCGCCGCGCCGCGCGCGTCGCCACCGAAGTGGACGAAGTAGTTGAGCACGTTGAAGCTGGCCACCCGGATGTCGCCACCGACCGGAGCCGGGGCGGCGGTACGCGGATTGGTCACCTTGAACGTGGTCCGCTCGGCGGCCGGGGTGTCCGCGTCGACCGGCAGGGTCGGCTGCAGCCGCCACTCGTCGAAGCCGTACGACAGCACGCTCGGCCCGAACGCCTCGACCGAGTCGCCGACCCGTAGCGGCTGGTCCGGCGAGACGTACGGCGGGGCGATGCCGGCGCTGGCCAGGTTGGTGGTCCGGGCGTCGTCGACCAGGATCCGGTTGAGCCGGTTGTCGGTGGCGAGCTGCTCGGCCTGAGCGCTGCCCGGCTGCGCCACGTCGGTCGGGATGACCGCCGGGGCGTCACCGGCGGTGAGCACGACCTCGCCGTACCGGTTGGTGTTGTAGACCTCGGCGACGGCGTAGTCGCCGACCGGGGCCACCAGCATCGACTCGACGGACTCCCGGTCGGCGGCGGCCAGCGGCAGGGTCAGCGCGACCGGGGTGGGCAGCGGGTTGTCCCGGTCACAGATCTGCACGTCGGTCCGCGCGCCGATGCTCACCTGGGTCAGTCCGAAGTACTCACCGGCGTCGCCGGTGACCCGCACCCGGTCACCGATGGCGACCCCCGGGTGGTTGGCCGGGTCGTTGGTCAGGTAGACGAAGATGCCGTCGCTGGCGGTGCCGGCGGCAGCCGTACGGGACCCGCCGGTGCCGGCGGTCTGCAGGTAGACGCCGTTGTAGCCGCCCACGCGGTGGTCGGCGACGACGATGCCCTCGACGGTGACCTCGGTGCCGGCCAGCGGCGTGCTGTCACCGGTGCCCTGCACCTCCGCGATGCTGTTCGTCACCGCGACGTCGCAGCCCAGCTCGGGGTCGGGGTCAGGGTCGGGGTCGCCGGTCCCGTTGCGGACGCCGAAGGTGTCGGCGGCGGGCTGCTGCCAGTCGCCGTCGACCTTCTGCAGCGAGTGCCCGACCGGGGTGTCGGAGGTCTCGGCGACGCCGATGTCGACACTGGTCGCACCGTCGGCCGGGCCGCCGGCCGCGGTCAGGGTGCCCTCGTAGCTGAGGAACTCGACGACGGCTCCGGCCGGGTCGACCAGGGCGACCGCGTCCGGCGACCCGTTCTGGATCCCGTTGGCGGGGTATTCGGCGACGGCGACACCGGCCGCGGCGACGGTACCGGCCAACGTACGGGTGTCGTAGACGGTGCCGTTGGATCCGTTGTAGAGAACGATCTGCCAACCGGTCAGGTCGAAGTCGACCGGGGCCTCGATCTCGATCGCCTCGCCGGTGTCGGTGCCGGCGTTGTCGTAGTGGATCTCGCTGATGAACGGGTCACCGGCGGCCGGGGCGGCCATGGCGGCGGCGCTGCCGGGCACGCTGAGCGCGCCGGCCCCCACGACCGCGGTGATGAATTTCCAGGTGGCTATGCGTCTGTGCTGGCGCATGTAGGCGTTCCTCCGGTCAGAGGGTGAGTCAAGTAAATCTAGGAGACGCGGGTTTCGAAGCACAGACGGGTCGGTGGTGACCCGCTAAACATTCGGGTCCCGTTACCCCTTCGTGACAAGGGACGGTTCGGCGACATCCCAGGTCAGGACATCGATCGTTCATCTCGACGTCGCCGGCAGGTCGCACCCGCGTTCGCGGACGGTCCCGGTCCGCTGCATACCGTCCCGGTGCCAGCGACGCCGTCCAGCCCGGACCGCCCTGGCAGATCCGGTCCGCGCGCCGCGCACGACACGGCACCGGACCGGGCGGCCCGCTTCCGACCGAGCGAGGATCGACATGTCAATCGACCATGACAGCCACGTCCATACCGATCCGGACGACATCAGTTCGAACCCTTCCGGCAACCGTCCGTTCCGGGAGGTGCTCGCCGCCCGCGCCGGCCGCCGCGACATCGTCCGCAGCGGTACGGTGATCGCCGCCGCGGCCTTCCTCGGTGCGGCCGGCGGCGCCCTCGGCACCGACGCGCCGGCCAGCGCCGGCGGGGACCGCCACGGGCACGGGCACGGCAGGCCCGGCCGGCGCGGTCTGCTCGGTTTCGACCCGGTGCTGCCGAACACCGACGACGCCATCACCGTCCCGCCGGGCTACACCGCCGACGTGCTCATCCCGTGGGGCACCCCGCTGCACAGCCGGGGACCGGCCTGGCGCAAAGACGCCACGAACACCGCCGCCGAACAGGCCGAGCAGGTGGGCAGCCACCACGACGGCATGCACTTCTTCCCGCTCGGTCGCGGCCCGCTGGGCAGCCGCCGAGGCCTGCTGGTGCTCAACCACGAGTACATCGACCGGACCCTGCTCTACCCCGACGGCGACGCGGAGATGACCCGGGAGAAGGTCGACAAGGCACTCGCCGGTCACGGGGTCAGCGTCGTGGAGGTGGAGCTGTCGCGGGGCAGGTGGCGCAACGTCGACTCGCGGTTCAACCGTCGGGTCACCGGCACCACCCCGGTCGCCTTCTCCGGACCGGTGTCCGGCCGGCACCCGGCGCTGCGCTCGAACAACCCCCCGATGGGTACGTTGAACAACTGCTCGCACGGGGCCACCCCGTGGGGCACCTACGTGGCCTGCGAGGAGAACTGGAACGGGTACTTCGGCACCGAGGACCCGCAGTGGTCGCCGACGCCGGAGCAGGCCCGGTACGGGGTCAACGCCGCCGGGTTCGGCTACCGCTGGCATCTGGCCGACCCGCGCTTCGACGTGGCCCGCAATCCCAACGAGCTGAACCGCTTCGGGTGGCTGGTCGAGATCGATCCGATGAACCCCCGCTCCACCCCGGTGAAGCGGACCGCCCTCGGTCGGTTCAAGCACGAAGGTGCCACCTTCTGGGAGTCGCGCGGTCGGGTCGTCGTCTACAGCGGCGACGACCAGGACGGTGACTATCTCTACAAGTTCGTCGGTGACGGTCCGTGGCGGATGCAGCGGGCGCTGGGCCGCAGCCCGCTGGACCACGGCACGCTCTACGTCGCCCGGTTCGACGACGACGGCACGGGCGTCTGGCTGCCGCTGAAGTACGGCAAGGGGCCGCTGACCAGGGCGAACGGCTGGCAGGACCAGGCCGACGTGCTGCTGCGTACCCGGGAGGCGGCCGACGCGGTCGGCGCCACCCCGCTGGACCGTCCGGAGTGGGTGGCGGTCAATCCGAAGAACAACGACGTCTACCTGACCCTGACCAACGGCACCGGCTGGCCCGGTGCGGTCAACCCGCGTACCCCGAACCCGTACGGGCACATCGTCCGCTGGCGCGAGCGCGGCCGCGACAACACCGCGACCAGCTTCGAGTGGGACGTGTTCATGCTGGCCGGTGACCCGGCGTACGACCCGCAGGTGCAGCTCGACGAGACGAATATCTTCGGCTCGCCGGACGGGATCTGGTTCGACGGCGACGGGCGGCTGTGGATTCAGACCGACGTGTCGAACTCGACGCAGAACCGGGCGGACCGGGGCCACGACAACATCGGCAACAACGCGATGCTGGCCGCCGACCCGCGTACCGGGGAGGTCCGGCGGTTTCTGGTCGGCCCGCGCGGCGCGGAGATCACCGGGGTGGTCACCACCCCGGACCAGCGGACCATGTTCATCAACGTGCAGCATCCGGGCGAGTCCACGACGTACTGGGGCAGCCCGACGCCGGAGGACCCGCGGGCGGTGAGCAACTGGCCCGACTTCGACCCGGCCGGCCGGCCCCGGTCGGCGACCGTGGTCATCCGCAAGGCCGACGGCGGCGTCATCGGCAGCTGACCGCTCCGGTCCACCCCTGCTCATCATCCGAGCCCGACGTACGGGCTCCGGGAGCCGCGGCCGATCTCGCCGACCGGTCGCGGCTCCCGTCGTCGTGCCAGGATCTCCCTCGACCGGGTCGGCCGGCTCAGTCCAGGTCGCGCAGGATCTGGTGGAGCAGGTCCTGGGTACGGGCGGGTGGGTCGGCCTCGACGCAGAGCCGCTCCATCGCGGCGGCGTAGTGGTCGACGTCCTCCCGCTTGTCCAGGTAGATCGCGCTGGTCAGCTGCTCGATGTAGATGATGTCGGGCAGGTCCTGGTCGGCGAAGCGCAGGATGGTGAAGGCTCCGCCGGCGGCGGCGTGCCCGCCGGCATCGAACGGCACGACCTGCAGCCGTACGTTCGGTAGCTTGGTCGCCTCGATCAGAGCGTTGATCTGGTCGCGCATCACGGCGGGGCCGCCGATCGGCCGACGCAGCACCGCCTCGTCGATCACCGCCCACAGGTTCGGTGGCTGCGGCCGATGGAGCAGTTCCTGGCGCTCCATCCGCAGCTCGACCCGGCGTTCCACTTCGTCGGCCGGGGCCCGACCGTGTCCGAGTAGGACCACCGCTCGGGCGTAGTCGCGGGTCTGCAGCAGGCCGGGTACGAACTGGACCTCGTAGCTGCGGATCATCTTCGCGGCCGCCTCCAGCCCCAGGTAGGACTGGAACCAACTGGGCAGGATGTCGCCGTACCGGTGCCACCAGCCGGGCGTGTTCGCCTGCCGGGCGAGCCCGAGCAGCGCTGTGCGTTCCCGGGAGTCGGTCACCCCGTAGAGGGTGAGCAGGTCGGTGACGTCGCGTTCCTTGAAGCCGACCCGGCCGAGCTCCATCCGGCTGATCTTCGATTCGGAGGCGCGGATGTGCCAGCCGGCCGCCTCCCGGCTCACTCCCTGGCTCTCCCGGAGCCGCCGCAGCTGCGCGCCGAGCAGCATCCGCAGCACGGTCGGCCCGGTCGCCGATCCGCCATCTGGCTGGGCCGTCATCGTCACCCACCGACCTCCGGACACCGTCACGTCGTATGGCAGCTACTCTTGGCGAGTAAGCATGCCATGACCTGAGGGTGATCCCTAAGGCCCCGTCGATACCGGTCCGACCAGTGGACACCGCCGTGCGGTGCGGACGGTCGTCACCAGCAGAGTCCGGACGGGCCCACGGTGCAGGCCCCCGGCCGGATCGATGCTATCGAATCAGGTCGTCGAAGTCACCGTCCCGGGCGCCGAGGATGAACGCCTCGATCTCCGCACGGGTGTAGATCAGCGCCGGACCGTCCGGGTAGCGGGAGTTACGCAGAGCGATCCCGCTGCCACCGGGCAGCCGGGCAAGCTCGACGCAGTTCCCGCTGGGGTTGCTGCGGCCACTCTTGCGCCAGGCGAGGGTCGGCAGGTCGGTACTTGGAACGTCACTATCCGGCTTATGCATACATACAATCCAAATCGGACATTGTCGCAACAGACGTAGGACTCCGGGGTCGGCCGCGCCTCGTCGCGGAAGGGTCAAATGCACGTGCATCTGCTCTTGCGCCTGCAAGGTATTGCGAGCATGATAGCGCACGTGAACTTGTATCCGGCGGTTTACCCATCGTGATGAATAATCGGACATTCGACGACATCACCCCCGATAAGGCCAGGGGCGGCGTAGACAACGATGCACGCAGAGTCACCACTTTGCGGGCCGGTCAGCTGCCTCCGGCGTCATCCGACGGCAGCAGCCACGAGACACACCGCGCGCAGCGAGACAGGAGGGCGATGAGCATGCCGGCTCCCATCCTCAACCCCAACCAACGCGATCCCCGGGACGTCTACCCGACCGACCGGTACCAGCCGTCCGACCCGGTCTGGGTCTACCGCGGCGGCACCTGGTGCGCCGGGATCATCGAGACCGCCTCAGCCGGCGCGGCGACCGTCACCTACCGCCCCACCGGCTCGCGTGGTACCGGGGTGGACACCATCACCGCGCCGTACGTGCTGCCACGGGCCGAGACCGACCCGATGCTGGACCGGGTACCCCGTTGACGGTCGCCCTCCAACCGGAGGGCACCGAACGCCTCCGCCGGTCGCCCAACTCAATATCGCGCCGCTGACGTGCACAAAGTCACCACTCAGTAGGCGAAAAACTACACAGGGATTGACAGCCATCACAGCAGCCGCGAGAATTTGCGAGCATTGTGGATCACCGGCGGCGCGGTGAATAGGCCACTCCGCCGGCACGGTATTGCGACACCGTACCCATGCCCGGAAGCCACCAGAAGGGCTGCCCTGTGTCTGATGGTGCACTGTGCCTACCCTATCCGGAGCTGCTGCCGGCCAACCGGCACCGACTCCGTGCTGCGATCGCCGACGGCCCCCACACCTCGGCCCCGGAGCCGCTCGACAGCGCGATGTCGGGCGTCCGGGCCGACCCGGCCACCGTCGACTACCAGGAAGTCGACTATCAGGAACATGACCGCTACTTCCAGATCCGCCGTACGCGTCAAGCACCGGAATCAGCGTTTCTCCACGCCTTGGCAATAGCGCATCTGGCAGTTCGGGAGAACGTCGACGAAAATGGGCTTTCGCAGCTCAGCGACGGCTATGTCGCCCAGCTGTGGCTCGGGCTGGAAAGCCTGTACCGGTACGCGGGCCACGACGTCGACAACCAGCCGATCGGCGTTCTCGACCAGCCCGTCCAACGCCCGCCGCACCCACAGTCGAACGGGACGGATCCGGGTGACTCCGACGCCGCCGCCGACCGGTGGCTGATCGGTCACCAGTTCTTCTTCACCCTGATGCAGGGGGCGATCACCGGGCTGAACTGCTTCCTCGGTGCCAGCGCCGACGGCGACGAGGCCGAGGCGCGAGCCGGGCTGCGGGTCGCCACGGCGTTCATGCGCAGCTCGGCGGCCGCCTTCCGGTTCACCTCGGACTTCTCGCCGGTCGACTACGAGCGACTGATCCGTCCGGCGATGGCACCACCTGCGGTGCGGGCCGGCTTCAGTGGCCTGCAGACCCGCGACCACGCCCACCTCATGGCGCTGTTCACCGAGGTCCGCGCGATGCGATCCAAGATCGGCCCGGCCCGGTTGGGTAGCGCCTTCGACGAGTTCGTCGAAGCGACCGTCGAGGCGTACGAGGCGCACCAACTGATCTGCGCCCGGTTCGGCGGCGACGTGCTGCCCAGCCTCCGGATGGCCGCCCGGTCGGCGGGACGCAGTACGTCTCCGGGGGTGCAGGTGGTACGGCAGATGATGCGGGCCCGGCTGTTCGCGCTCCACGGCAGCCACCGGGACCGAACCGACAGGGGCGGGACACCCGGTGGGCCCGAAGGCGGCGGGACACCGGACACCGGCCCGGGTGGCCACGGAGACGAAACGCCGGGCGCGGACGCCGGTGGGCAGGTCGACCAGCCGGCCGGCGGTGACCGGTGATGAACGAGCGTACCCAGGTCGGCGTCATCGGCGCCGGGCCGGCCGGGATGCTGCTGGCGGTACTGCTACGCCGGGCCGGGGTGGACTGTGTGGTGCTGGAGCGTCGGGACCGCGAGTACGTCGCCAACCGCGCCCGGGGCGCCACCGTGGAGCACCGGGTGGTCGACCTGCTCCGCCGGCACGGCCTGGCCGGCAACCTGTTGCGGACCGGCGCGGTCGAGGACGCGGTGGAGTTCCGGCTCGGCGGGCGGCGCTACCCGGTCCGCTATGAGCCGCTGGCGGGCGGCCGCAGCCACTACATCTACCCGCAGCAGTTCCTGGTCCGCGATCTGGTCGACGCCTACCTCGCCGACGGCGGTGACCTGCGGTTCGAGACCGCGGCGGAGGCGATCGACGACCTGACCGGGCAGCCCCGCATCCGGCTCGCCGACGGCCGTGAGCTGCGCTGCGACGTGGTGGCCGGCTGCGACGGCGAGTACGGCGTCGCCCGGCGGGCCGTCCCCGCCGGGGCGTTGCGCTGCGCCGACTACCAGTACGACTACGCCTGGTTGTCGGTGCTCGCCGAAGCCCCACCGTCCAGCGACTGCGTGATCAACGCCCTGCATGAGTCGGGGGCCTGCGTACAC is a window from the Solwaraspora sp. WMMD792 genome containing:
- a CDS encoding STAS domain-containing protein: MHEIRVSSPEAGHCVIEASGELDMTATGELSAAVQVVDRRQATWIIVDLDAVTLIDSSAVKELVDAHHAAAGQGQILIVRNPQPIVARVLRVTGVAPLLGIAPQEHTGTVYGGRPDNGAHG
- a CDS encoding DoxX family protein, which codes for MPVFTRLPEIVPTLFRVVVGLLFTLRGAASIFGIFGGFRGTGEALEIGVWPGWWAALIQLVGGLLVLTGLGTRVAAVICSGSMAYAYFVVHQPDALLPQNNGGELAALFCWAFLLVAALGPGRYSLDAMLSRRRTAAVPAPEPATV
- a CDS encoding ExeM/NucH family extracellular endonuclease, which encodes MRQHRRIATWKFITAVVGAGALSVPGSAAAMAAPAAGDPFISEIHYDNAGTDTGEAIEIEAPVDFDLTGWQIVLYNGSNGTVYDTRTLAGTVAAAGVAVAEYPANGIQNGSPDAVALVDPAGAVVEFLSYEGTLTAAGGPADGATSVDIGVAETSDTPVGHSLQKVDGDWQQPAADTFGVRNGTGDPDPDPDPELGCDVAVTNSIAEVQGTGDSTPLAGTEVTVEGIVVADHRVGGYNGVYLQTAGTGGSRTAAAGTASDGIFVYLTNDPANHPGVAIGDRVRVTGDAGEYFGLTQVSIGARTDVQICDRDNPLPTPVALTLPLAAADRESVESMLVAPVGDYAVAEVYNTNRYGEVVLTAGDAPAVIPTDVAQPGSAQAEQLATDNRLNRILVDDARTTNLASAGIAPPYVSPDQPLRVGDSVEAFGPSVLSYGFDEWRLQPTLPVDADTPAAERTTFKVTNPRTAAPAPVGGDIRVASFNVLNYFVHFGGDARGAADEAALAKQEAKIVSAITALDAHVVGLQEIENSVRFAPGEPEKALIRLVGALNAADGAGTWDYVRSPADLPGAAQQDFISNAIIFKPAAVTPVGPSRSVDDESVWFNAREPIAQTFTADELTFTVVANHFKSKSTSTPPTGDNVDAGDGQGAYNGDRTRQAAALADFVDDLVADSGSDEVLLLGDFNSYTQEDPMRALYDADYVNLNDTGRSTYVFAGESGSLDHALASPSLADRVTGADVWQINAVESYAFQYNGFPTFFDPGPFRASDHNPMIIGLDTGADGPTELQLLGINDFHGRLESVGTLDGQPVGGAAQVAGLVDQYRATNPNTVFVSAGDNIGASTFVSAIDDDNPTLDVLNAADLDVTAVGNHEFDKGMADLTDRVIPRSDFPQLGANVYRDDERALPAYHVQEIGGIRVGYIGVVTEQTAVMVSPDGIAGITFRPAAAEADLVATALKDGDESNGEADVVVLLTHEGAATENIDSPEALMSDPVFGPFTRTVPEIDVIFSGHTHQPYAFEVPVPGTDETRPVLQAEDYGKKLGRVVLQVDVEAGTVETDTVEIVDVVGAPVNQEVADIVAAAKANAEVLGQQPLGSITADITRAYTNGNEDRGKESVLGNFIADVQLAGTREPGRGGAQIAFMNPGGLRADLLYGEDGVITFAEAFSTQPFANDMVTRTYTGAQVKQVLEEQWQPAGASRPLLWLGVSEGFFYTYDPTLPQGERITSMTLNGQPVSPTGTYRVTVNSFLAAGGDNFTTLADGTDSSTTGDNDLTMLVAYFAENSPITADTESRSAIGQPEPTCDVTVTGTHDGGLIVKAEMTYCLESATVNGPVTVRPGATLIATDGAINGPLTANRPAAVSFTGTSVSGPLALLRATGAVTLTGVTIRGPLEVTGGDGGLRLDGADISGPVRLVNNKHDELPVVVAGNTIRGPLHCQGNSPMPVDEDRVNTVQGPVSGQCARL
- a CDS encoding PhoX family phosphatase produces the protein MSIDHDSHVHTDPDDISSNPSGNRPFREVLAARAGRRDIVRSGTVIAAAAFLGAAGGALGTDAPASAGGDRHGHGHGRPGRRGLLGFDPVLPNTDDAITVPPGYTADVLIPWGTPLHSRGPAWRKDATNTAAEQAEQVGSHHDGMHFFPLGRGPLGSRRGLLVLNHEYIDRTLLYPDGDAEMTREKVDKALAGHGVSVVEVELSRGRWRNVDSRFNRRVTGTTPVAFSGPVSGRHPALRSNNPPMGTLNNCSHGATPWGTYVACEENWNGYFGTEDPQWSPTPEQARYGVNAAGFGYRWHLADPRFDVARNPNELNRFGWLVEIDPMNPRSTPVKRTALGRFKHEGATFWESRGRVVVYSGDDQDGDYLYKFVGDGPWRMQRALGRSPLDHGTLYVARFDDDGTGVWLPLKYGKGPLTRANGWQDQADVLLRTREAADAVGATPLDRPEWVAVNPKNNDVYLTLTNGTGWPGAVNPRTPNPYGHIVRWRERGRDNTATSFEWDVFMLAGDPAYDPQVQLDETNIFGSPDGIWFDGDGRLWIQTDVSNSTQNRADRGHDNIGNNAMLAADPRTGEVRRFLVGPRGAEITGVVTTPDQRTMFINVQHPGESTTYWGSPTPEDPRAVSNWPDFDPAGRPRSATVVIRKADGGVIGS
- a CDS encoding helix-turn-helix transcriptional regulator; its protein translation is MLLGAQLRRLRESQGVSREAAGWHIRASESKISRMELGRVGFKERDVTDLLTLYGVTDSRERTALLGLARQANTPGWWHRYGDILPSWFQSYLGLEAAAKMIRSYEVQFVPGLLQTRDYARAVVLLGHGRAPADEVERRVELRMERQELLHRPQPPNLWAVIDEAVLRRPIGGPAVMRDQINALIEATKLPNVRLQVVPFDAGGHAAAGGAFTILRFADQDLPDIIYIEQLTSAIYLDKREDVDHYAAAMERLCVEADPPARTQDLLHQILRDLD
- a CDS encoding DUF397 domain-containing protein translates to MHKPDSDVPSTDLPTLAWRKSGRSNPSGNCVELARLPGGSGIALRNSRYPDGPALIYTRAEIEAFILGARDGDFDDLIR
- a CDS encoding 4-hydroxybenzoate 3-monooxygenase, which encodes MNERTQVGVIGAGPAGMLLAVLLRRAGVDCVVLERRDREYVANRARGATVEHRVVDLLRRHGLAGNLLRTGAVEDAVEFRLGGRRYPVRYEPLAGGRSHYIYPQQFLVRDLVDAYLADGGDLRFETAAEAIDDLTGQPRIRLADGRELRCDVVAGCDGEYGVARRAVPAGALRCADYQYDYAWLSVLAEAPPSSDCVINALHESGACVHVRRTPTVSRFYLQCGRDETRADWPDERIWKEVRIRLALDEPWTLHTGPVTDTGTVRMRSLVCDPMRYGSLFLAGDAAHIVPPVGGKGFNLALADAEELALGLIERFTAGDHRRSDAYSQHRLARIWRAQEFVHWMMDLVNTPGYGTADAAFLHRVQAARLTRLVDSPAYLAAFLEDYVGWW